A DNA window from Ipomoea triloba cultivar NCNSP0323 chromosome 10, ASM357664v1 contains the following coding sequences:
- the LOC116032608 gene encoding zinc finger CCCH domain-containing protein 13 — translation MVERKLYKTRLCVLYQKGHCHRQSCSFAHGDAELRRFSAPFDGRRDYRGDLREKLDRRRSPVHRYSPKRDSSGRHASHGDSPSGSLGKRRKHQKRQHPDGPSDFSGSLQTSNGTEDLLKNKKCISADSKDALKIRQLQSEIKMLDDRKRELEVYLEDKSRDADNLTLKVQELEMQLFKEKEECKRITSKIKKFTEAHKRLSRLQDEVKRSDAQLQKLGEKLCSNAGASGDDLSMNIMTDGEAVGIFPTTYGGMKKNMSPHKKRSRVSLGAVEASDQGNASKGGASMEKIRLENLSRRNVLQIQSSNDKKAKADINRKNGYQVTANEDRPKRGIDHSTNTTLVEKPKVFSDACLLLPPTGLAAHATDEDVEIVDMEEKREMFGNSAAVSGKEAVSNVTKFPFLPPPPPPPISKDAYPQLKGEDENVDIDGVDEETVEVDIV, via the exons ATGGTTGAAAGGAAGCTCTACAAAACCAGGCTATGCGTGCTCTATCAGAAAGGCCACTGCCACCGCCAAAGCTGCTCCTTTGCCCACGGCGACGCCGAGCTCCGCCGCTTCTCCGCTCCCTTCGATG GAAGGCGGGACTATCGAGGTGATTTGAGAGAGAAGCTTGATAGAAGGCGTTCTCCAGTGCATAGATACTCTCCTAAACGAGATTCAAGTGGGAGACATGCATCCCATG GTGACAGTCCTTCTGGGTCTCTCGGGAAAAGGAG aAAACACCAAAAGAGGCAGCATCCAGATGGCCCGAGTGACTTCTCTGGAAGTCTCCAAACATCAAATGGGACTGAAGATCTCTTGAAGAACAAGAAGTGCATATCTGCTGATTCTAAAGATGcccttaag ATAAGGCAATTGCAATCTGAAATCAAGATGCTGGATGACCGCAAAAGAGAATTGGAG GTTTACCTGGAAGATAAATCTCGAGATGCAGACAATCTGACCTTGAAAGTTCAAGAGCTTGAAATGCAGTTGttcaaggaaaaagaagaatgtAAAAG GATTACATCAAAAATTAAGAAGTTCACTGAGGCACATAAACGTCTCTCTCGTTTACAAGATGAAGTCAAGAG GTCAGATGCTCAACTTCAAAAGCTTGGTGAAAAACTTTGCTCAAATGCTGGTGCAAGTGGAGATGATTTAAGCATGAACATAATGACTGATGGAGAAGCTGTAGGTATTTTTCCTACTACCTATGGTGGGATGAAAAAGAACATGTCCCCACATAAGAAAAGGTCACGAGTGAGCTTGGGAGCTGTGGAAGCATCAGATCAAG GTAATGCATCAAAAGGAGGAGCTAGCATGGAAAAGATAAGATTGGAAAATCTATCTCGAAGAAATGTGCTTCAGATTCAATCTAGTAATGACAAGAAAGCTAAAGCAGATATCAATAGGAAAAATGGTTATCAGGTTACGGCAAATGAAGACAGGCCTAAAAGGGGGATAGATCATTCTACTAACACAACATTGGTGGAAAAG CCCAAGGTTTTCTCGGATGCCTGCCTTTTGTTGCCTCCAACAGGCTTGGCAGCTCATGCAACAGATGAAGATGTTGAAATTGTTGACATGGAGGAAAAGCGTGAGATGTTTGGAAATTCTGCTGCAGTATCTGGAAAGGAAGCTGTTTCTAATGTCACAAAGTTCCCTTTTCTACCACCCCCACCACCGCCCCCGATCTCTAAAGACGCATATCCACAG CTCAAGGGTGAAGACGAGAATGTGGACATAGATGGGGTTGACGAAGAGACAGTGGAGGTGGATATTGTTTAA
- the LOC116031453 gene encoding traB domain-containing protein, translating into MHRLIRTPLAFLNSSESTRILSLAAPSLRRFSHLRSLAAVSLIPKPPSTQSLRHSRPPLCADAMDSHPLSASGIEDFVHVDGAGAGAGAVADSNFQPEGSEESVVADAAVEEVEPQGYMRKMLPEELSKSVVMLNCDSSAEGGACDVYLLGTAHVSSESCEEVRAAINFLKPQVVFLELCSSRIAILTPQNLKIPTMGEMVEMWKKNHNLFAILYSWFLAKVASKLEVFPGAEFRVAYEEAMKYGGKVILGDRPVQVTLRRTWARMPLWHKTKLVYSLMFQAVFLPSPEDLNRMLKEMDDVDMLTLVIQEMSKQFPTLMETLVHERDQYMASTLLRVAREHNSVLAVVGKGHLLGMQKYWQQPIEVKELLSLPAQKPAVSVKKILTTVGVAVAGAAILSGIYFSSKK; encoded by the exons ATGCATCGACTGATTCGCACTCCGCTCGCTTTCCTCAACTCGTCCGAGTCAACCCGCATCCTCTCACTCGCCGCCCCGTCTCTGCGTCGATTCTCCCACCTCAGATCTCTCGCCGCTGTTTCTCTCATCCCTAAGCCTCCCTCGACGCAATCCCTACGCCATTCCCGACCGCCGTTGTGCGCCGACGCGATGGACTCTCATCCCTTGTCGGCTTCCGGAATCGAGGATTTTGTTCACGTGGATGGAGCTGGAGCCGGAGCCGGAGCGGTAGCGGACTCCAATTTTCAGCCCGAAGGTTCGGAGGAAAGTGTCGTGGCGGATGCCGCCGTCGAGGAAGTTGAGCCACAAGGCTATATGAGGAAGATGCTGCCGGAGGAGCTGTCGAAGAGTGTGGTTATGCTCAATTGCGATTCGTCTGCTGAAGGGGGTGCTTGCGATGTGTACTTGCTCGGCACTGCTCACGTGTCTTCG GAATCCTGTGAAGAAGTCCGAGCTGCAATCAATTTCTTAAAACCACAG GTCGTCTTTTTGGAGTTATGTTCAAGTCGTATTGCTATACTTACCCCTCAAAATTTAAAG ATACCAACAATGGGAGAAATGGTGGAAATGTGGAAGAAAAATCATAACTTATTTGCAATTCTTTATAGCTGGTTTCTTGCAAAG GTTGCTAGTAAGCTTGAGGTTTTTCCTGGGGCTGAGTTCCGTGTTGCATATGAAGAAGCAATGAAGTATGGTGGCAAGGTGATTCTTGGTGACCGCCCGGTCCAG GTGACACTGCGAAGGACGTGGGCAAGAATGCCACTCTGGCACAAGACAAAATTAGTTTACTCCTTAATGTTTCAGGCAGTCTTTTTACCAAGTCCCGAGGATCTCAACAGAATG TTGAAAGAAATGGATGATGTTGATATGCTGACTCTTGTTATTCAAGAAATGAGCAAACAGTTCCCCACTCTTATGGAGACCCTAGTGCATGAGCGAGATCA GTATATGGCATCAACACTGCTTAGGGTTGCACGGGAACATAATTCCGTCCTGGCTGTTGTTGGAAAAGGCCACCTACTTGGAATGCAGAAGTACTGGCAGCAACCCATTGAG GTGAAGGAACTGCTTAGCTTACCTGCCCAGAAACCTGCTGTATCTGTCAAGAAAATTTTGACGACAGTTGGAGTGGCAGTTGCAGGGGCAGCCATATTGTCTGGCATTTATTTCTCGAGCAAGAAGTAA